One window of the Brevibacterium limosum genome contains the following:
- a CDS encoding class I SAM-dependent methyltransferase, protein MEYFENRERAESFGEVAADYDAYRPKYPAALISTVMQAAEAGAGSGSGSGAPRILDVGSGTGLLASQLKDAGAEVLAVEPDSEMAAIARAKDLKVEVSVFEDWDPQGRIFDLVCFGQSFHWVDPIIALPKIRSVLKAGGSLALAWNDIEPRGELKTRLDAITARFHAEGSAASLGTAGAEDNFAHVEHPALTQLRGAGFTPDEATFTEDLRFSRHDWLSMVFTYSAQLTMDPVKRAVMREEMSKVIPNNGLKARNEALLVLAHA, encoded by the coding sequence ATGGAGTATTTCGAGAATCGTGAGCGGGCGGAATCCTTCGGCGAGGTGGCCGCGGACTACGACGCCTACCGTCCGAAATACCCTGCCGCGCTCATCTCGACCGTGATGCAGGCCGCCGAGGCGGGGGCCGGCTCTGGCTCTGGCTCAGGCGCCCCGCGCATCCTCGACGTCGGTTCCGGCACCGGTCTCCTCGCTTCCCAGCTGAAGGATGCGGGTGCCGAGGTCCTCGCGGTCGAACCCGACTCAGAGATGGCCGCCATCGCGCGAGCCAAGGACCTCAAAGTGGAAGTCTCGGTGTTCGAGGATTGGGACCCGCAGGGGCGCATCTTCGACCTCGTCTGCTTCGGACAGTCCTTCCATTGGGTCGACCCGATTATTGCTCTGCCGAAAATCCGCTCCGTGCTCAAGGCCGGTGGCAGTCTGGCTCTTGCCTGGAACGACATCGAACCGAGGGGTGAACTGAAGACCCGGCTCGATGCGATCACGGCACGCTTCCACGCCGAGGGATCAGCTGCGAGTCTGGGCACTGCGGGAGCCGAGGACAACTTCGCACATGTCGAACATCCGGCTCTCACACAGCTTCGCGGTGCCGGATTCACCCCGGACGAGGCCACTTTCACCGAAGACCTCCGCTTTTCGAGGCACGATTGGCTCTCGATGGTCTTCACCTACTCGGCTCAGCTGACAATGGACCCGGTGAAGAGGGCGGTCATGCGCGAAGAGATGTCGAAAGTCATCCCGAACAACGGCCTCAAGGCACGAAATGAAGCTCTTCTCGTGCTCGCGCACGCCTGA
- a CDS encoding FtsX-like permease family protein, which translates to MNILPILLSQQSLTSTTARLVGIAFFSCSTIFLTVAAGAWAFTDRPEVTGYAEVAGLYQLLAVLATVFLVVPATSLGVASAKLSARRQDERLSTLSLLGAKRSTIRLVAVAEPFIPASLGILVGIGGYLLVAWPLSFITFVGEPLGYQALLMPVWLLAAVVAGLLAVCLLASLIGLRKITISPLGVRTRSMARKFPLARVIATILLVLLVAIATYVSTQMQLSTTATIIYSIATIGIALLLISVLGVLCIRIHAGISARIARGPASVMAAGMIADAPGQYWRRVAGLAMITFIAVVGGAGTSMMRGGQEDFTAEDRAVMGPYQHLGDDIFIGLILTLVIAFVLVIISATINQAADILDRATTYRELHAAGMTQQMMHRVTVNAVMSPILLVTVVSLFLGGILAWLMASVSDLGDPFTIGVVTAVLMAGVAMVWLGLQATRPLVRRVTEIDPENCTLAEAAPENRANAVAAVA; encoded by the coding sequence ATGAATATCCTTCCCATCCTCCTGTCCCAACAGTCCCTGACCTCGACAACGGCGCGGCTCGTCGGGATCGCCTTCTTCTCCTGCTCGACGATCTTCCTGACCGTCGCCGCCGGCGCCTGGGCATTCACCGACCGCCCCGAGGTCACCGGGTACGCCGAGGTGGCCGGGCTCTACCAGCTCCTCGCGGTCCTCGCCACGGTCTTCCTCGTCGTTCCCGCGACCAGCCTCGGAGTCGCCTCGGCGAAGCTCAGCGCCCGTCGCCAGGACGAACGTCTCTCGACGCTGTCCCTGCTCGGCGCGAAACGCAGCACGATCCGCCTCGTCGCCGTCGCCGAACCCTTCATCCCCGCCTCACTGGGCATCCTCGTCGGAATCGGCGGCTACCTGCTGGTCGCCTGGCCGCTCAGCTTCATCACGTTCGTCGGCGAACCGCTGGGCTACCAGGCCCTGCTGATGCCGGTCTGGCTGCTCGCCGCGGTCGTCGCGGGTCTCCTGGCCGTCTGCCTGCTCGCCTCGCTCATCGGCCTGCGCAAGATCACGATCTCCCCGCTGGGCGTGCGCACCCGGTCCATGGCACGGAAGTTCCCCTTGGCCCGCGTCATCGCGACCATCCTGCTCGTCCTCCTCGTGGCCATCGCCACCTACGTCTCCACTCAGATGCAGCTGTCGACGACGGCCACCATCATCTACAGCATCGCCACGATCGGCATCGCGCTCCTGCTCATCAGCGTCCTCGGCGTCCTGTGCATCCGCATCCACGCCGGCATCTCGGCGCGGATCGCCCGCGGTCCCGCCTCGGTGATGGCGGCCGGAATGATCGCCGACGCCCCCGGACAGTACTGGCGTCGGGTCGCCGGACTGGCGATGATCACCTTCATCGCCGTCGTCGGCGGGGCGGGAACGTCGATGATGCGCGGCGGCCAGGAGGACTTCACCGCCGAGGATCGGGCCGTCATGGGCCCGTACCAACACCTCGGCGACGACATCTTCATTGGGCTCATCCTCACCCTGGTCATCGCATTCGTCCTCGTCATCATCTCGGCCACGATCAACCAGGCCGCTGACATCCTCGACCGCGCCACGACCTACCGCGAGCTCCACGCCGCGGGAATGACCCAGCAGATGATGCACCGGGTGACCGTCAACGCCGTGATGTCGCCGATCCTCCTCGTCACCGTCGTCTCCCTGTTCCTCGGTGGGATCCTCGCCTGGCTCATGGCCTCGGTGAGCGACCTCGGCGATCCGTTCACCATCGGAGTCGTCACCGCCGTCCTCATGGCCGGGGTGGCGATGGTGTGGCTGGGACTGCAGGCCACCCGCCCGCTCGTCCGCCGGGTCACCGAGATCGACCCCGAGAACTGCACCCTCGCCGAGGCGGCCCCCGAGAACCGGGCGAACGCCGTGGCGGCGGTGGCTTGA
- a CDS encoding FtsX-like permease family protein: MSTSFAAVPLVLGRRSLTSASSVLVAAAFFACATLFLTVAAGAWMFFQIPPSSNPADQGLDIMYKTLAGLATALLIIPASTLASASATLSARRQDERLSTMSLLGARRSQITALAVAEPLIPALAGIVLGVVGYLGLALPVSLIHFMGRPIGYQNLLMPAWLLVIVVVLLVLVCAGSALLGLRKVAVSPLGVRTKSMERKFPVAKVIVTVLVICLLPIVYALTQAGGLGMGVVLAAMVGFFVLGLVVVDLVGGLLVRWFAHLSGRRAATADRLIAARLVSDEPKRFWRRVSGLAMASFTAAVCGSGVALMQLGLDAAEDDPQSMSASEVHLFHDLFTGVLLVMGIAIVLIAVSALINQVADIHDRADTFADLYAAGADPQLMHRALVRAVMAPAIWVSLLAGGLGLMLVLPLAGAALVFEPVTFLTILLTIVVGIGIIRAGLQLTKPILRSVATAGRARD; the protein is encoded by the coding sequence ATGTCCACATCCTTCGCAGCAGTTCCCCTCGTCCTCGGACGGAGATCGCTGACCTCGGCGAGCTCCGTGCTCGTGGCCGCGGCGTTCTTCGCCTGCGCCACGCTGTTCCTCACCGTGGCGGCCGGAGCCTGGATGTTCTTCCAGATTCCGCCGAGCTCCAATCCCGCGGACCAGGGGCTCGACATCATGTACAAGACCCTGGCCGGACTGGCCACGGCGCTGCTGATCATCCCCGCCTCCACGCTGGCCTCGGCCTCGGCGACCCTGTCGGCCCGCAGGCAGGACGAACGGCTATCGACGATGTCGCTGCTCGGGGCCAGGCGCTCACAGATCACCGCGCTCGCCGTGGCCGAACCGCTGATTCCGGCTCTGGCCGGGATCGTCCTCGGCGTTGTGGGCTATCTGGGGCTCGCGCTGCCGGTCAGCCTCATCCACTTCATGGGCCGACCCATCGGGTACCAGAATCTGCTCATGCCGGCCTGGCTGCTCGTCATCGTGGTCGTCCTCCTGGTCCTCGTCTGCGCGGGTTCGGCGCTGCTCGGTCTGCGCAAGGTCGCGGTCTCCCCGCTGGGGGTGCGCACGAAGAGCATGGAGCGGAAGTTCCCCGTGGCCAAGGTCATCGTCACGGTGCTCGTGATCTGCCTGCTGCCGATCGTGTATGCGCTCACGCAGGCCGGCGGGCTGGGCATGGGAGTCGTCCTGGCCGCGATGGTCGGATTCTTCGTCCTCGGCCTCGTCGTCGTCGACCTCGTCGGCGGGCTCCTCGTCCGCTGGTTCGCCCACCTCAGCGGACGTCGGGCGGCCACCGCCGACCGACTCATCGCCGCCCGTCTGGTCTCCGATGAGCCGAAGCGGTTCTGGCGTCGGGTCTCCGGTCTGGCGATGGCGTCCTTCACCGCGGCCGTGTGCGGGTCCGGGGTGGCGCTCATGCAGCTCGGACTCGACGCCGCCGAGGACGACCCGCAGTCGATGAGCGCCTCCGAGGTCCATCTCTTCCATGACCTGTTCACCGGGGTGCTGCTCGTCATGGGTATCGCGATCGTGCTCATCGCCGTCTCGGCGCTGATCAACCAGGTCGCCGACATCCACGACCGAGCCGACACGTTCGCCGACCTCTATGCCGCCGGCGCCGATCCCCAGCTCATGCATCGGGCGCTCGTGCGAGCGGTCATGGCACCGGCGATCTGGGTGTCGCTGCTGGCCGGAGGGCTCGGGCTCATGCTCGTCCTGCCCCTGGCCGGGGCCGCCCTCGTGTTCGAACCTGTCACGTTCCTCACGATCCTCCTCACCATCGTCGTGGGCATCGGAATCATCCGTGCCGGGCTGCAGCTGACGAAGCCGATCCTGCGCTCGGTGGCCACCGCCGGGCGGGCGCGGGACTGA
- the dnaB gene encoding replicative DNA helicase, translating into MSNDQGYDGLRTPPQDVEAEQSVLGAMLLSKDAIADCVETMNGDDFYKPAHETIYEAVLDLYSRGEPADSVTVANYLTKTGDLARIGGAAYLHTLISSVPTAANAGYYAAIVSEQAVLRRLVEAGTRIVQMGYDAEGDTDDVVNSAQAEIYKVTERHTTEDYVILSDILGEVAQEIERNGNTDGQTAGVPTGFTEFDNLTNGLHPGTMIVIAARPGVGKSTLALDIIRSAAIHNDAAAVFFSLEMGKNELVMRLLSAESEIPLQNLRRGELSPHDWTTLAATEARINSAPLFVDDSPNMALTEIRAKCRRLKQQHNLQMVCVDYLQLMSSGKRVESRQQEVSEFSRSLKLLAKELEVPVIALSQLNRGSEQRTDKRPMISDLRESGSIEQDADMVLLIHREDMYDKEHERAGEADIIVAKHRAGPTMDIPVAFQGAKSRFVNMPQ; encoded by the coding sequence GTGAGCAACGACCAGGGCTATGACGGTCTGAGGACCCCGCCGCAGGACGTCGAGGCCGAGCAGAGCGTGCTCGGTGCGATGCTTCTGTCGAAGGACGCCATCGCCGACTGCGTCGAGACGATGAATGGTGACGACTTCTACAAGCCCGCTCACGAGACCATCTACGAGGCGGTCCTCGACCTCTACTCCCGCGGTGAGCCCGCGGACTCGGTGACGGTGGCGAACTATCTGACGAAGACCGGCGACCTCGCCCGCATCGGCGGTGCCGCCTACCTCCACACGCTCATCTCGTCGGTCCCGACCGCTGCCAACGCCGGCTACTACGCCGCGATCGTCAGCGAACAGGCCGTGCTGCGTCGCCTCGTCGAGGCAGGCACCCGCATCGTGCAGATGGGCTACGACGCCGAAGGCGACACCGATGACGTCGTCAACTCCGCGCAGGCGGAGATCTACAAGGTCACCGAACGCCATACGACAGAGGATTACGTCATCCTCTCCGACATCCTCGGCGAGGTGGCCCAGGAGATCGAACGCAACGGCAACACCGACGGTCAGACCGCGGGTGTGCCCACCGGCTTCACCGAGTTCGACAACCTCACCAACGGTCTGCATCCGGGCACGATGATCGTCATCGCCGCCCGTCCCGGTGTCGGCAAGTCCACGCTTGCTCTCGACATCATCCGCTCGGCCGCGATCCACAACGATGCCGCCGCCGTGTTCTTCTCACTCGAGATGGGCAAGAACGAACTCGTCATGCGTCTGCTTTCGGCCGAGTCGGAGATCCCGCTGCAGAACCTCCGCCGCGGCGAGCTCAGCCCGCACGATTGGACGACCCTGGCCGCGACCGAGGCGCGCATCAACAGTGCGCCGCTGTTCGTCGACGATTCGCCGAACATGGCGCTGACCGAGATCCGCGCGAAATGCCGGCGGCTAAAGCAGCAGCACAATCTGCAGATGGTCTGCGTCGACTACCTGCAGCTGATGTCCTCGGGCAAACGGGTCGAATCCCGACAGCAGGAGGTCTCGGAGTTCTCCCGTTCGCTCAAGCTGCTGGCCAAGGAACTCGAGGTGCCGGTCATCGCTTTGTCCCAGCTCAACCGCGGCAGCGAGCAGCGCACGGACAAGCGGCCGATGATCTCCGACCTGCGTGAGTCCGGGTCGATCGAGCAGGACGCGGACATGGTCCTCCTCATCCACCGTGAGGACATGTACGACAAGGAACACGAACGCGCCGGTGAGGCCGACATTATCGTCGCCAAGCACCGTGCCGGTCCGACGATGGACATCCCCGTGGCGTTCCAGGGCGCGAAGTCCCGGTTCGTCAACATGCCGCAGTGA
- a CDS encoding DUF445 domain-containing protein, translating to MSIEKTPSVPRFGAGNGTGGPAELTPEDQERARGLKKMRTLALSLLILATLIFLSTHIFTDNTGVWGFVSRASEAAMIGAIADWFAVTALFRHPLGLPIPHTAIIPRKKDTLGASLSAFVAANFLHAEAVSTKIRSAEISHRAGQWLAKPGNRDIVVDRAAGGLEYVLARIDDDSIKALTRNVIIPRLVATRKTPVLAQLLRQIVLDGAHHKLVDLIVAEAYSWLRDNPQVIDEIVHNRAPSWVPDFVNDQLANRLQREVLGWVADVRDNEYHKARQALDAWLVDLSDDLESDSSLSQRAEEIIDDLLSQDGVVDSVLEIWTSLKQLLREAIIDESGEVRARIWQLIGELAERLQTDSEFSRRIDDRIATTAGDLAESFGPEIASVISDTIERWDAKEAAERIELYVGRDLQYIRINGTVIGALVGLAIHTVIVLLPG from the coding sequence ATGTCGATCGAGAAGACACCATCCGTGCCGCGCTTCGGCGCCGGAAACGGAACCGGCGGGCCGGCAGAGCTCACGCCGGAGGATCAAGAGCGCGCTCGCGGGCTGAAGAAGATGCGCACACTCGCGCTCTCGCTGCTCATCCTCGCCACGCTCATCTTCCTCTCCACCCATATCTTCACCGACAACACGGGCGTCTGGGGATTCGTCTCCCGAGCCTCGGAGGCGGCTATGATCGGCGCGATCGCCGACTGGTTCGCCGTCACCGCGCTCTTCCGTCATCCCCTCGGACTGCCGATCCCGCACACCGCGATCATCCCGCGCAAGAAAGACACCCTCGGTGCGAGTCTGTCGGCCTTCGTCGCCGCGAATTTCCTCCACGCCGAAGCGGTGTCCACGAAGATCCGATCCGCCGAGATCTCCCATCGGGCCGGACAATGGCTGGCCAAGCCCGGCAACCGCGACATCGTCGTCGACCGTGCCGCGGGGGGCCTCGAATATGTGCTCGCGCGCATCGATGACGACTCCATCAAGGCGCTGACCCGGAATGTCATCATCCCCCGGCTCGTGGCCACGAGGAAGACTCCAGTGCTGGCGCAGCTGCTGCGCCAGATCGTGCTCGACGGCGCCCACCACAAACTCGTTGATCTCATCGTCGCCGAGGCCTACTCCTGGCTGCGTGACAATCCGCAGGTCATCGACGAGATCGTCCACAATCGGGCACCGTCCTGGGTGCCCGATTTCGTCAATGACCAGCTCGCGAACCGGCTGCAGCGCGAAGTGCTCGGCTGGGTCGCCGACGTCCGCGACAACGAATACCACAAGGCTCGCCAGGCGCTTGATGCATGGCTCGTCGACCTCTCCGACGACCTCGAATCCGATTCATCGCTGTCCCAGCGGGCCGAGGAGATCATCGACGACCTGCTCAGCCAGGACGGAGTCGTCGACTCCGTGCTCGAGATCTGGACGTCGCTCAAGCAGCTGCTGCGCGAGGCGATCATCGACGAAAGCGGAGAAGTCCGTGCCCGCATCTGGCAGCTCATCGGCGAACTCGCCGAGCGTCTGCAGACCGACTCGGAATTCTCCCGCCGCATCGACGACCGGATCGCCACGACCGCCGGGGACCTGGCAGAGAGCTTCGGACCCGAGATCGCCAGCGTCATCTCCGACACCATCGAACGGTGGGACGCGAAGGAAGCCGCCGAGCGCATCGAACTCTACGTCGGCCGCGACCTCCAGTACATCCGCATCAACGGCACCGTCATCGGCGCCCTCGTCGGACTCGCGATCCACACCGTCATCGTGCTCCTGCCCGGCTGA
- a CDS encoding type II toxin-antitoxin system VapB family antitoxin, with protein MRTTVTVDDELVAKAIELSGITERSALVREALKTLVRLESARRLAALGGTDPGSSAAPRRRDDVA; from the coding sequence ATGAGGACAACGGTGACAGTTGATGATGAGCTCGTTGCCAAGGCCATCGAGCTCAGCGGAATCACTGAACGTTCAGCTCTGGTCCGTGAAGCACTGAAGACGCTGGTCAGGCTCGAGAGTGCTCGGCGTCTGGCTGCGCTGGGGGGAACCGATCCTGGAAGTTCAGCTGCGCCAAGACGTCGTGACGACGTGGCATGA
- a CDS encoding hypervirulence associated TUDOR domain-containing protein, producing MGSEFSVGDHVAWNSEAGEVSGTITKVHTSDFEYKGHNRRASADEPQYEIKSDKTDHIAAHKGSALHLVDDE from the coding sequence ATGGGATCCGAATTCTCCGTCGGCGATCACGTGGCGTGGAACTCAGAGGCCGGAGAAGTCTCCGGGACGATCACCAAAGTCCACACCTCGGACTTCGAGTACAAGGGCCACAACCGCCGCGCCTCGGCCGATGAACCGCAGTACGAGATCAAGAGCGACAAGACCGATCACATCGCCGCTCACAAAGGCAGCGCCCTCCACCTCGTCGACGACGAATGA
- a CDS encoding ABC transporter ATP-binding protein, protein MISSPNSAQQPAQHTAHQNPIITAGNVTKHFNQTYALAGVDLTIGLGESLAIMGPSGSGKTTLLHCLAGIISPDGGRIRLSPTDRSAAAEITSLKESGRTALRREVFGFVFQQGLLLPELTAVDNVALAAMLAGMNRSDATAHARAWLDRLGLSEHVNKRIGQLSGGQAQRVAIARAQVTQPVVTFADEPTGALDSRTSSEVLTELLGSTVGRGSTLVVVTHDENVAARCSRVVRLADGRIVADSAMQEAAQ, encoded by the coding sequence ATGATTTCTTCACCGAACTCCGCACAACAGCCTGCACAGCACACTGCTCACCAGAACCCCATCATCACCGCCGGCAACGTCACGAAGCACTTCAATCAGACCTACGCTCTCGCCGGAGTCGACCTCACGATCGGCCTCGGCGAATCGCTGGCCATCATGGGACCGTCCGGTTCCGGTAAGACCACCCTCCTACACTGCCTGGCCGGGATCATCAGCCCCGACGGCGGCCGGATCCGCCTCTCGCCGACCGACCGCAGCGCCGCCGCCGAGATCACCTCACTCAAAGAATCCGGTCGCACCGCTCTGCGACGCGAAGTCTTCGGTTTCGTCTTCCAACAGGGACTGCTCCTGCCCGAGCTCACGGCCGTGGACAATGTCGCGCTCGCCGCCATGCTCGCGGGAATGAACCGCTCGGACGCCACCGCGCACGCCCGGGCCTGGCTCGACCGCCTCGGCCTGAGCGAACATGTGAACAAGCGGATCGGGCAGCTCTCCGGAGGCCAGGCCCAGAGAGTGGCGATCGCCCGTGCTCAGGTCACCCAGCCGGTCGTCACCTTCGCCGACGAACCGACCGGCGCCCTCGACTCGCGCACCTCCTCCGAAGTCCTCACCGAGCTGCTGGGCTCCACTGTCGGCCGTGGCTCCACCCTCGTCGTCGTCACCCATGACGAGAACGTCGCCGCCCGCTGCTCCCGTGTCGTGAGACTCGCCGACGGCCGCATCGTCGCCGACTCGGCGATGCAGGAAGCCGCACAGTGA
- the argE gene encoding acetylornithine deacetylase produces MPATPADATITEITNLITFDTTSRDTNLPLIEHVEARLASVGIESRRIPNPEGTKANLLATIPAADGTTTGGIVLSGHTDVVPVDGQDWSSDPFTPEIRDGKYFARGSADMKSFVGVILSRLEALKAAKLREPVHLAFSYDEEIGCVGAISLVEAITEAGLAPRGCVVGEPSSMRVIRGHKSMNVFRVDFHGIAAHSSLTPEGVNAIAYASEFVAFVHAVAAEFRTEGPFDDAYVVPFTSVTANTFNGGIAINTIPAEATVQFEFRSLGAVDREGLIARFRAEAERLGRAMAAENETAGVDFMIEAEAPGCETPADADIVSLAANWGGIATDDKVTYGTEAGLFSEAGIPTVVCGPGDIAQAHAPDEFIELDQIAACESFVDALISDLSDRS; encoded by the coding sequence GTGCCAGCGACACCCGCCGACGCCACCATCACCGAGATCACGAACCTCATCACCTTCGATACGACGAGCCGGGACACGAACCTGCCGCTCATCGAGCACGTCGAAGCCCGTCTCGCGTCCGTCGGCATCGAATCCCGTCGGATCCCGAACCCGGAGGGCACGAAAGCGAACCTGCTCGCGACCATTCCCGCAGCCGACGGCACCACCACCGGCGGCATCGTCCTCTCCGGGCACACCGATGTCGTCCCCGTCGACGGCCAGGACTGGTCCTCGGACCCGTTCACGCCTGAGATCCGCGACGGAAAGTACTTCGCCCGGGGCAGCGCGGACATGAAGTCCTTCGTCGGTGTCATCCTCTCCCGCCTCGAAGCGCTCAAGGCCGCGAAGCTGCGCGAACCGGTCCACCTCGCCTTCTCCTATGACGAGGAGATCGGCTGCGTGGGTGCCATCTCCCTCGTCGAGGCCATCACCGAGGCGGGACTCGCTCCCCGCGGCTGCGTCGTCGGCGAGCCCTCGAGCATGCGCGTCATCCGCGGCCACAAATCGATGAACGTCTTCCGCGTCGACTTCCACGGCATCGCCGCCCACTCGTCACTCACTCCCGAAGGCGTCAACGCCATCGCCTACGCCTCCGAGTTCGTCGCCTTCGTCCACGCCGTCGCTGCCGAATTCCGCACCGAAGGTCCCTTCGACGACGCCTATGTCGTGCCCTTCACCTCGGTCACCGCGAACACGTTCAACGGCGGCATCGCCATCAACACGATCCCCGCCGAGGCGACCGTGCAGTTCGAATTCCGCTCGCTCGGGGCTGTCGATCGCGAAGGACTCATCGCGCGGTTCCGCGCCGAGGCCGAACGCTTGGGCCGGGCCATGGCCGCCGAGAACGAGACCGCGGGCGTCGACTTCATGATCGAGGCCGAGGCACCTGGCTGCGAGACCCCTGCCGATGCGGACATCGTCTCGCTCGCCGCGAACTGGGGCGGCATCGCCACCGACGACAAGGTCACCTACGGCACCGAGGCGGGACTGTTCTCCGAAGCCGGCATCCCCACCGTCGTCTGCGGCCCCGGGGACATCGCCCAGGCCCACGCACCGGACGAGTTCATCGAACTCGACCAGATCGCAGCCTGTGAGTCCTTCGTCGACGCCCTCATCTCCGATCTCTCGGACCGCTCCTAG
- a CDS encoding type II toxin-antitoxin system VapC family toxin: protein MILVDTSVWIDHLHSRDESLVRKLEDGEVGSHSAVIEELALGSIRSRTEVLSSLEDLFHFPDLTHEELMMLISSHSLWGRGLSAVDTHLLGSVILVDGALLWTCDKRLRRAAEELGRAY from the coding sequence ATGATTCTCGTCGACACCTCGGTCTGGATCGACCACCTGCACAGTCGGGACGAATCGCTTGTTCGCAAGCTGGAAGATGGTGAGGTCGGCAGCCACTCGGCGGTGATCGAAGAGCTTGCCCTCGGCTCGATCCGTTCTCGCACTGAGGTGCTCTCAAGCCTCGAAGATCTCTTCCACTTCCCCGATCTCACTCACGAGGAACTCATGATGCTGATCTCGTCACATTCGCTGTGGGGACGGGGCCTGAGCGCTGTAGACACGCACCTCTTGGGTTCGGTGATTCTCGTCGACGGTGCACTCTTGTGGACGTGTGACAAGCGATTGCGTCGGGCGGCCGAAGAACTCGGACGGGCATACTGA